Proteins found in one Lycium ferocissimum isolate CSIRO_LF1 chromosome 6, AGI_CSIRO_Lferr_CH_V1, whole genome shotgun sequence genomic segment:
- the LOC132061266 gene encoding disease resistance protein Roq1-like, whose translation MAVCIQKSFISPTSSSNSFPAIRSHLKRCEIARHCGKTYDAFLNFEVEDNSKSFTSHLYEAFERSGLKTFKDDVSLIAGTEISAELLEAIEESRTAIPIFSRDYASSPWCLDNLVKIMECNKKYGQSVLPVFYDVDPSDVRHQRNSFADSFDKLNEKYKDQPERVKRWKQALTEAANLSGIDVRNTFNGNEAKVIQEIVKVVEREVTVIRSTEIKQIRGVEFHMKKLNGSLRLGSDDNVRVIGMWGAPGTGKTAIAKAIFDTFSHRFEGAVFLPNVGEVTAEHGLVYLQNDLLKETFNYHVQAKDVFEGINLIREKLQSKKVLIVLDGVDHVKQIRALAGDRDWFDKGSRILSQRGTRMCCYSKKWMQVTRSNYQWKMKPYSS comes from the exons ATGGCTGTTTGCATCCAAAAGTCATTCATTTCCCCGACTTCGAGTTCAAATTCCTTTCCGGCAATCAGGTCTCACTTGAAAAGATGTGAGATTGCAAGGCATTGTGGAAAGACGTACGacgctttcttgaattttgaggtagaGGATAATAGCAAGAGCTTCACATCCCATCTGTATGAAGCTTTTGAGAGAAGTGGGCTGAAAACTTTTAAAGACGATGTGAGTCTCATAGCAGGAACTGAGATTTCTGCCGAACTTTTAGAGGCCATTGAAGAATCAAGAACGGCCATCCCTATTTTTTCTCGAGATTATGCCTCATCACCTTGGTGCTTGGACAATCTCGTAAAGATTATGGAATGCAATAAGAAGTATGGGCAATCTGTTTTGCCTGTATTTTATGATGTGGATCCATCTGATGTTCGACACCAGAGGAATTCTTTCGCCGATTCATTTGATAAACTCAATGAGAAATACAAGGACCAACCGGAAAGGGTAAAGAGATGGAAACAAGCCTTAACTGAAGCTGCCAACTTATCTGGAATCGACGTCCGTAACACTTTTAATGG GAATGAAGCAAAGGTCATCCAGGAAATTGTCAAAGTGGTTGAGAGGGAGGTGACAGTCATAAGATCAACTGAAATAAAACAGATAAGGGGAGTGGAATTTCACATGAAAAAGCTAAACGGATCCTTAAGATTGGGATCTGATGATAATGTTCGTGTTATTGGGATGTGGGGAGCCCCAGGAACTGGAAAGACTGCAATTGCAAAAGCCATTTTTGACACGTTTTCACACCGCTTTGAAGGTGCAGTTTTTCTTCCAAATGTTGGGGAAGTTACGGCGGAACATGGCCTTGTATATTTGCAAAATGACCTCCTCAAAGAAACCTTCAATTATCATGTTCAGGCTAAAGATGTATTTGAAGGAATCAACTTGATAAGAGAAAAGCTTCAATCGAAGAAGGTCCTCATTGTTCTTGATGGAGTTGATCACGTGAAACAGATTCGCGCTTTAGCTGGTGATCGCGATTGGTTTGACAAAGGTAGTAGAATTTTGTCACAACGAGGGACAAGAATGTGCTGCTACAGCAAAAAATGGATGCAAGTTACGAGGTCAAATTACCAGTGGAAAATGAAGCCATACAGTTCTTAA